One genomic segment of Amycolatopsis sp. WQ 127309 includes these proteins:
- the pth gene encoding aminoacyl-tRNA hydrolase: MTEDLPGAGELILLAGLGNPGPQYAGNRHNVGFLVLDELAGRIGGKFKSHKSGADVVEGRLGGRRVVLVKPRSYMNLSGGPVAGAAKFFKVPPTGVVVVHDELDVDFGALKLKFGGGDNGHNGLRSITKSLGTREYYRVRFGIGRPPGRQDPADFVLKDFSTVERKELPFEVDRCADATEALVGTGLAAAQNTFHAG; encoded by the coding sequence GTGACCGAAGACCTGCCCGGGGCCGGCGAGCTGATCCTGCTCGCCGGCCTCGGCAATCCCGGACCCCAGTACGCCGGCAACCGGCACAACGTCGGTTTCCTGGTGCTGGACGAGCTCGCCGGCCGGATCGGCGGCAAGTTCAAGTCGCACAAGAGCGGCGCGGACGTGGTCGAAGGCCGTCTCGGCGGCCGCCGGGTCGTGCTCGTGAAGCCGCGGTCCTACATGAACCTCTCCGGCGGGCCGGTGGCCGGCGCGGCGAAGTTCTTCAAGGTGCCGCCGACCGGCGTCGTCGTGGTGCACGACGAGCTGGACGTCGACTTCGGCGCCCTGAAGCTCAAGTTCGGCGGCGGCGACAACGGCCACAACGGGCTCCGCTCGATCACGAAGTCGCTCGGCACCCGTGAGTACTACCGGGTGCGGTTCGGCATCGGCCGCCCGCCCGGCCGCCAGGACCCGGCGGACTTCGTGCTGAAGGACTTTTCGACGGTCGAGCGCAAGGAGCTCCCGTTCGAGGTGGACCGCTGCGCGGACGCCACCGAGGCCCTGGTCGGGACCGGCCTCGCTGCGGCGCAGAACACCTTTCACGCGGGCTGA
- a CDS encoding DivIVA domain-containing protein encodes MSFTAEDLAEVTFGNAPIGRRGYAKHEVDELVRRIAKTFAEEDDLTAAEVHHVVFSKPLIGKRGYDEREVDEFLDSAEDQLAARSGRAPDLPGARTSAEATAERATPPAELADHLPQR; translated from the coding sequence ATGTCGTTCACCGCCGAAGACCTCGCCGAGGTCACATTCGGTAACGCCCCGATCGGTCGCCGTGGCTACGCCAAGCACGAGGTCGACGAGCTCGTCCGGCGCATCGCCAAGACGTTCGCCGAGGAGGACGACCTGACCGCCGCGGAAGTGCACCACGTGGTGTTCTCGAAGCCCCTGATCGGCAAGCGCGGGTACGACGAGCGCGAGGTCGACGAGTTCCTCGACTCGGCCGAGGACCAGCTCGCCGCCCGCTCGGGCCGCGCCCCGGACCTCCCGGGCGCGCGCACCTCGGCGGAAGCCACCGCGGAGCGCGCCACCCCGCCCGCCGAGCTGGCGGACCACCTCCCACAGCGCTAG
- a CDS encoding 50S ribosomal protein L25/general stress protein Ctc: MSEVRLSVEPRTEFGKGAARRTRRAGKIPAVLYGHGSDPRHFALPAIEFARVVRENGSNAVITLALEGSDELALTKTIVVHPLKNYIEHVDLLVVKRGEKIIVDVPVVVTGNPGPGGLVNQDVGTLQVEVEALHIPDQFEVSIEGAEIGTQITASQVELPQGAVLITDPDSLVVAVNEPQREEEEGEDATAEAGDESAEAGE, translated from the coding sequence GTGTCCGAGGTACGTCTGTCCGTCGAACCGCGCACCGAGTTCGGCAAGGGTGCCGCGCGTCGCACGCGTCGCGCCGGCAAGATCCCCGCCGTGCTGTACGGCCACGGCTCGGACCCGCGGCACTTCGCGCTGCCGGCCATCGAGTTCGCTCGCGTCGTCCGGGAGAACGGCTCCAACGCCGTCATCACCCTGGCCCTCGAGGGCTCCGACGAGCTGGCGCTGACGAAGACCATCGTCGTGCACCCGCTCAAGAACTACATCGAGCACGTCGACCTGCTGGTCGTGAAGCGCGGCGAGAAGATCATCGTCGACGTCCCCGTCGTCGTCACCGGCAACCCGGGCCCCGGCGGCCTGGTCAACCAGGACGTCGGCACCCTGCAGGTCGAGGTCGAGGCGCTGCACATCCCGGACCAGTTCGAGGTCTCGATCGAGGGCGCCGAGATCGGCACCCAGATCACCGCCTCCCAGGTCGAGCTGCCCCAGGGCGCCGTCCTGATCACCGACCCGGACTCCCTCGTCGTGGCCGTCAACGAGCCGCAGCGTGAAGAGGAAGAGGGCGAAGACGCCACCGCCGAAGCGGGCGACGAGTCGGCCGAAGCCGGCGAGTAG
- a CDS encoding DivIVA domain-containing protein — protein MTPDEVRAIAFGKPRFGRRGYDEDQVDAFLDLIAEALAGRNILTADDIHYVDFTIMPIGARSYDQAQVDMFLDEAEAALIALRTPPPPVAGEAPPPGTRKWFGRG, from the coding sequence ATGACCCCTGACGAAGTCCGGGCGATCGCGTTCGGCAAGCCCCGGTTCGGCCGTCGTGGTTACGACGAAGACCAAGTCGACGCGTTCCTCGACCTCATCGCCGAGGCGCTCGCCGGGCGCAACATCCTGACCGCCGACGACATCCACTACGTCGACTTCACGATCATGCCGATCGGCGCGCGCAGCTACGACCAGGCGCAGGTCGACATGTTCCTCGACGAAGCCGAGGCGGCGCTGATCGCGTTGCGGACCCCGCCGCCCCCGGTGGCCGGCGAAGCCCCGCCGCCGGGCACCCGGAAGTGGTTCGGCCGCGGCTGA